A genomic segment from Lutibacter sp. A80 encodes:
- a CDS encoding DUF1566 domain-containing protein translates to MKKFSLLALVFLFISFTSCSEDEITGTDTDSTSELTINNYIQIATGQTTLYNNDGEVLSSLNTGDRFYGQDANYQKGATMSFKDNNDGTITDNNTGLMWEQIPTTDEFTWEEAKEYCENLELGGYDDWRLPSLKELYSVADFGKGWPYIDTDYFALASGEISKDEQFWSSNLYVGVTVEGGSNAAFGVNIVTGHIKAYAASMPADGGIDAGTPPDTGTPPPADGSGIPTGNPLAKYVRAVRGDTYGTNNFVDNGNNTISDNNTGLMWAKDDDGVVLDWEDALAYAENSELAGYTDWRLPNVKELQGIVDYSRSPTATDPANVGPAIDPIFNCTEMTSEAGYDDYGYYWTSTSANFTSGQPYYYAWYVAFGRAVNADGEDFHGAGGVRFDTKDEDGPAGEDAERYFNYVRLVRDIN, encoded by the coding sequence ATGAAAAAATTTAGTTTACTAGCGCTTGTATTTTTGTTTATTTCATTCACAAGTTGTAGCGAAGATGAAATTACGGGTACTGACACAGATTCTACTTCAGAATTAACCATAAATAATTACATCCAAATTGCTACAGGACAAACAACATTATACAATAATGATGGTGAAGTATTAAGTAGTTTAAATACTGGAGATCGCTTTTATGGACAAGATGCTAATTACCAAAAAGGGGCAACTATGTCTTTTAAAGATAATAACGATGGAACTATAACAGATAATAATACAGGCTTAATGTGGGAACAAATACCTACAACTGATGAGTTTACTTGGGAAGAAGCTAAAGAATATTGCGAAAATCTTGAATTAGGAGGTTATGATGATTGGAGATTGCCAAGCTTAAAAGAACTCTATTCAGTTGCCGATTTTGGCAAGGGCTGGCCATATATAGATACTGATTATTTTGCATTAGCAAGTGGAGAAATCTCTAAAGATGAACAATTTTGGTCCAGTAATTTATATGTTGGTGTTACCGTTGAAGGTGGATCAAACGCTGCCTTTGGTGTTAATATTGTAACCGGACATATTAAAGCCTACGCAGCTTCAATGCCAGCAGATGGAGGTATAGATGCTGGAACTCCTCCTGATACTGGAACTCCTCCTCCAGCTGACGGAAGTGGTATTCCAACTGGTAATCCTTTAGCAAAATATGTACGCGCAGTAAGAGGAGATACTTATGGTACTAATAATTTTGTAGATAATGGAAATAATACTATTTCAGATAATAATACGGGCTTAATGTGGGCTAAAGATGATGATGGTGTAGTATTGGATTGGGAAGACGCATTAGCGTATGCCGAAAATTCTGAATTAGCAGGTTATACAGACTGGCGTTTACCTAATGTTAAAGAACTACAAGGTATTGTAGATTACTCACGTTCTCCAACTGCAACTGATCCAGCAAATGTTGGACCTGCAATAGATCCAATATTTAATTGTACAGAAATGACAAGTGAAGCTGGATATGATGATTATGGTTATTATTGGACAAGTACGTCAGCTAACTTTACAAGCGGACAACCTTATTATTATGCTTGGTATGTTGCATTTGGTAGAGCTGTAAATGCTGATGGTGAAGATTTTCATGGTGCTGGAGGAGTTCGATTTGACACTAAAGATGAAGATGGTCCTGCTGGAGAAGATGCTGAACGTTATTTTAATTATGTAAGATTGGTTAGAGATATAAATTAA